One stretch of Saccharopolyspora erythraea DNA includes these proteins:
- a CDS encoding TetR/AcrR family transcriptional regulator: MPTGVHIRDVREQLFDAAERILLRDGPHALTSRAVTAEAGCAKGVLHRHFADFDGFLAELVLDRIGRIEDQGVNLREAAGTGTVAGNLTDALTAVFESVAVAIVGLVTFRDDLRARLRQARPGGGVPVLGEATTAIASYLTAERDRGRIAAGADVDTLAPTLIGAAHLLFADRESGPPEAETVRKVVTTVLAGAKQEPPRDT, from the coding sequence GTGCCAACAGGGGTGCACATCCGCGACGTCCGCGAGCAGCTCTTCGATGCCGCTGAGCGCATCCTGCTCCGCGACGGGCCGCACGCGCTCACCAGCCGCGCGGTCACCGCGGAGGCGGGCTGCGCCAAGGGCGTGCTGCACCGGCACTTCGCCGACTTCGACGGCTTCCTCGCCGAGCTCGTCCTCGACCGGATCGGGCGGATCGAGGACCAGGGCGTGAACCTGCGCGAAGCCGCCGGGACCGGCACGGTCGCCGGCAACCTCACCGACGCGCTGACGGCCGTGTTCGAGTCGGTCGCCGTCGCGATCGTCGGTCTGGTCACCTTCCGGGACGACCTGCGAGCCCGGCTGCGGCAGGCGAGGCCGGGCGGCGGCGTCCCGGTCCTCGGGGAGGCCACGACCGCGATCGCGTCCTACCTCACCGCCGAGCGCGACCGCGGTCGCATCGCGGCGGGCGCCGACGTCGACACGCTCGCCCCCACGCTGATCGGCGCCGCGCACCTGTTGTTCGCCGACCGGGAAAGCGGGCCTCCGGAGGCAGAAACCGTCCGCAAGGTCGTGACCACGGTCCTCGCCGGCGCGAAGCAGGAACCGCCACGGGACACCTGA
- a CDS encoding teichoic acid biosynthesis protein C, with protein sequence MAEPSMRLNRRGLLRAGAGLAAAAGLGAAAGPGAAVAGPIAGATGPIAGAADVPASKRFDLKAPSHDLFRHKPLRDDTVQQSFTFDNVNRRLFVVQRRNGTGSAAGDLCVTRLDFAGNQLGYMYLTGFGHGVSIAAEPVGSASYLWTEVDANANGYGRRLARFEFRDGATLPNSSTALAKFTPVADATEHTCAVDPVHGRLVVRYHRGGAKRFAVYELARASAGDFGTRLADFAQPALGSPAPVFQGYTAHGRYLYLLDGESYDSSPTLNSRVTSVDINTGEIAEGPVITRAGESLTYREPEGMAVYRTEAGETRLFLGFASGAAGDRRCNLFYKNVLV encoded by the coding sequence GTGGCAGAGCCTTCCATGCGACTCAACCGGCGCGGCCTGCTGCGAGCAGGTGCCGGACTCGCCGCTGCCGCCGGACTCGGCGCGGCGGCGGGCCCGGGCGCCGCGGTGGCGGGTCCGATCGCCGGAGCGACGGGTCCGATCGCCGGAGCGGCGGACGTACCGGCGTCGAAGCGGTTCGACCTCAAGGCACCGTCGCACGACCTGTTCCGGCACAAGCCGTTGCGCGACGACACGGTGCAGCAGTCCTTCACCTTCGACAACGTCAATCGCCGTCTTTTCGTGGTGCAGCGCAGGAACGGCACCGGCTCGGCCGCGGGCGACCTGTGCGTGACGCGGCTGGACTTCGCGGGCAACCAGCTCGGGTACATGTACCTGACCGGGTTCGGCCACGGCGTCTCCATCGCCGCGGAGCCCGTCGGCTCGGCCTCCTACCTGTGGACCGAGGTCGACGCCAACGCCAACGGCTACGGACGCCGGCTCGCGCGCTTCGAGTTCCGCGACGGCGCGACGCTGCCGAACTCCTCGACGGCGCTGGCGAAGTTCACGCCGGTCGCCGACGCCACCGAGCACACCTGCGCGGTGGATCCCGTCCACGGCAGGCTCGTCGTCCGCTACCACCGCGGCGGCGCGAAGCGGTTCGCGGTGTACGAGCTGGCCCGGGCTTCGGCCGGTGACTTCGGCACCAGACTGGCGGACTTCGCGCAGCCCGCGCTGGGTTCCCCGGCCCCGGTCTTCCAGGGCTACACCGCCCACGGCCGGTACCTGTACCTGCTCGACGGCGAGTCCTACGACTCCAGCCCGACGCTGAACTCCCGCGTGACCAGCGTCGACATCAACACCGGTGAGATCGCCGAAGGTCCGGTCATCACCAGAGCGGGGGAGAGCCTGACCTACCGCGAACCAGAGGGGATGGCGGTGTACCGGACCGAGGCGGGCGAGACCCGCCTGTTCCTCGGCTTCGCATCGGGTGCGGCCGGCGACCGGCGCTGCAACCTGTTCTACAAGAACGTGCTGGTCTGA
- a CDS encoding DedA family protein — MVRTSVPAVFASWPDAPAPPGERFGLWAYFLLFVLVLLSSAGVPFIGTVSVGGAAVLAAHGHLDLIPVLVVSVLGGEAGGIVGYQIGVRWGRRLLLRPGRGLEKRQKVLVQGERLYAKWGRLAVFFTTAMISGAAKMKFSQFVVWNLITTTAFVLAVGPASYGAGRIVKGDRDSTSIGLLVFGVAVAVVIVWYAVTRRRRRAAPAPES; from the coding sequence ATGGTGCGAACGTCAGTTCCCGCGGTGTTCGCCTCGTGGCCCGACGCGCCCGCGCCACCCGGCGAGCGCTTCGGGCTCTGGGCGTACTTCCTGCTGTTCGTGCTCGTCCTGCTCTCGTCGGCGGGTGTGCCGTTCATCGGCACGGTGTCGGTGGGAGGTGCGGCCGTGCTCGCCGCCCACGGCCACCTCGACCTCATCCCGGTGCTGGTCGTGTCGGTGCTCGGCGGCGAGGCGGGCGGGATCGTCGGCTACCAGATCGGGGTGCGGTGGGGCCGCCGCCTCCTGCTCCGCCCCGGCCGAGGGCTGGAAAAACGACAGAAGGTGCTGGTTCAGGGCGAACGCCTCTACGCGAAGTGGGGCAGGCTGGCGGTGTTCTTCACCACCGCGATGATCTCCGGTGCCGCGAAGATGAAGTTCTCGCAGTTCGTCGTGTGGAACCTCATCACGACGACCGCGTTCGTCCTCGCGGTGGGTCCGGCGTCCTACGGCGCGGGGCGCATCGTGAAGGGGGACCGCGACTCGACCAGCATCGGGCTGCTGGTCTTCGGGGTCGCGGTCGCGGTGGTGATCGTGTGGTACGCCGTGACGCGCCGACGCCGACGGGCCGCGCCGGCGCCGGAAAGCTGA
- a CDS encoding GAP family protein, producing MTLQILPLAITMMAGPQIMSAIVLVTSQRAVRASLAFLLGVAVAATAGIAVTRGLAALLGNAVHIDGESHTASVVGKVVQIVLVGLLILLAVKNYVQRSTSKPPKWLSTLLTASPATAFKTGLVLILTMPSDVIIMLTVGTNLEHRDLGLVAAVPFIALTVLIAALPLIAYLLFHRRAVTAMPKVREWMNSNSWLINIVVCGIFIALVLSGG from the coding sequence GTGACTCTGCAGATCCTGCCCCTGGCCATCACGATGATGGCCGGCCCGCAGATCATGTCGGCGATCGTGCTGGTCACCTCGCAGCGGGCGGTGCGCGCCTCGCTGGCGTTCCTGCTGGGCGTGGCGGTGGCCGCGACCGCGGGCATCGCGGTGACGCGCGGGCTCGCCGCGCTGCTCGGCAACGCCGTGCACATCGACGGGGAGTCCCACACCGCGAGCGTCGTCGGCAAGGTGGTGCAGATCGTCCTCGTCGGTCTGCTGATCCTGCTCGCGGTCAAGAACTACGTGCAGCGGAGCACGTCCAAGCCGCCGAAGTGGCTCAGCACCCTGCTGACCGCCTCACCGGCGACCGCGTTCAAGACCGGCCTCGTGCTGATCCTGACCATGCCGTCGGACGTGATCATCATGCTGACGGTCGGCACGAACCTGGAGCACCGCGACCTGGGACTGGTCGCGGCCGTGCCGTTCATCGCGCTCACCGTGCTGATCGCCGCGCTGCCGCTCATCGCCTACCTGCTGTTCCACCGGCGGGCGGTCACCGCCATGCCGAAGGTCCGGGAGTGGATGAACAGCAACAGCTGGCTCATCAACATCGTCGTCTGCGGCATCTTCATCGCACTCGTGCTCTCCGGCGGGTAG
- a CDS encoding EamA family transporter, which translates to MGEVLALLSALCFGSTHFLGGLLARQADSAAVALVAQAAGTVLVLGVAPWVAATEVSPPPLLWGSLSGVGTGVGVVFLYRAMSAGAFSVVAPLSDVAAVVLPVLVGVALLGDRPEALTWCGIAAAAPALWLVSRSGSDGGAGRSRSAAGVRDALVAGGGFALQFIALAQVDPAAGLWPVVASRAASVLVILPLVLRRPARLRLRPAVACGAVAAGALGSLAIVLFTLAAREQLLSVAVVLTALYPAIPVLLGLVVLGERLTRARRAGLLCAASAVALISLP; encoded by the coding sequence ATGGGTGAGGTGCTCGCACTGCTGTCGGCGCTTTGCTTCGGCAGCACGCACTTCCTCGGCGGGCTGCTCGCGCGCCAGGCGGACAGCGCGGCCGTGGCGTTGGTCGCGCAGGCGGCCGGCACGGTGCTGGTCCTCGGTGTCGCCCCGTGGGTCGCGGCGACCGAGGTGAGCCCGCCGCCGCTGCTGTGGGGCTCGCTTTCCGGGGTGGGCACCGGCGTGGGCGTGGTGTTCCTCTACCGGGCGATGAGCGCCGGTGCCTTCAGCGTCGTGGCGCCGTTGAGCGATGTCGCCGCGGTCGTACTGCCGGTGCTGGTCGGCGTCGCGCTGCTGGGGGACCGCCCCGAGGCGCTGACGTGGTGCGGGATCGCCGCCGCCGCGCCCGCGCTCTGGCTCGTCTCCCGTTCCGGCTCCGATGGCGGTGCTGGCAGGAGCCGCTCCGCTGCCGGTGTCCGGGACGCGCTGGTCGCGGGCGGTGGCTTCGCCCTGCAGTTCATCGCGTTGGCGCAGGTGGACCCCGCCGCCGGTTTGTGGCCCGTGGTGGCCAGCCGCGCGGCGTCGGTGCTGGTGATCCTGCCGCTGGTGCTGCGCCGTCCGGCGCGGCTGCGGTTGCGACCCGCCGTCGCCTGCGGCGCCGTCGCGGCGGGAGCGTTGGGGAGCCTGGCCATCGTGCTGTTCACGTTGGCCGCCCGCGAGCAACTGCTGTCGGTCGCGGTCGTGCTCACGGCCCTGTACCCGGCCATCCCGGTGCTGCTGGGGCTGGTCGTGCTCGGTGAGAGGCTGACCCGCGCCCGCCGCGCCGGGCTGCTGTGCGCGGCGTCGGCCGTGGCACTGATCTCGCTGCCCTGA
- a CDS encoding AI-2E family transporter, which produces MANGSAGPVQPGDNRLPRALTVLLGMAAVVVVVAGMRSASWLIAPTFLALTIVIATNPVPVWLVRKGVPRWLATVVLVVLVYAVLITFAVVVLLSIARLATILPQYTSRAEALLAGLTHELARFGIGPEQVKNAAGKVDFGKLTGLVGSLLSGVASVGTNLVFLLALLLFISVETGAVGTRMAMVADGHPEVAQALRDFTLGTRSYLVVSTVFGGIVAVLDVIALLLLGVPLPILWGLLAFVTNYIPNIGFILGVVPPALLALLQGGWELAVTVVVVYCVLNFVIQSIIQPRFVGDAVGLSVTVTLLSLVFWTWVIGALGAILAIPLTLLAKAVLVDCDPNARWAGAFLVSDRVSRTRIES; this is translated from the coding sequence GTGGCGAATGGTTCCGCCGGCCCGGTGCAGCCGGGCGACAACCGGCTCCCCAGAGCGCTGACCGTGCTGCTCGGGATGGCGGCGGTCGTCGTGGTCGTGGCCGGGATGCGGTCGGCGTCGTGGCTGATCGCGCCGACCTTCCTGGCGCTGACCATCGTCATCGCCACGAACCCGGTGCCGGTGTGGCTGGTCCGCAAGGGCGTGCCGCGCTGGCTGGCCACTGTCGTGCTGGTCGTGCTGGTGTACGCGGTGCTGATCACCTTCGCCGTCGTGGTGCTGCTGTCGATCGCCCGCCTGGCCACGATCCTGCCCCAGTACACCTCGCGCGCCGAAGCGCTCCTGGCCGGCCTGACGCACGAGCTGGCGCGGTTCGGCATCGGCCCCGAACAGGTGAAGAACGCGGCGGGGAAGGTCGACTTCGGCAAGCTCACCGGACTCGTCGGCTCGCTGCTGTCCGGTGTGGCCAGTGTGGGCACCAACCTGGTGTTCCTGCTGGCGCTGCTGCTGTTCATCAGCGTCGAGACCGGTGCCGTGGGGACCCGGATGGCCATGGTCGCCGACGGCCACCCCGAGGTGGCCCAGGCGCTGCGCGACTTCACCCTCGGTACGCGCAGCTACCTGGTGGTCTCCACGGTGTTCGGCGGGATCGTCGCGGTGCTGGACGTGATCGCGCTGCTGCTCCTCGGGGTGCCGCTGCCGATCCTGTGGGGACTGCTGGCGTTCGTGACGAACTACATCCCCAACATCGGCTTCATCCTCGGCGTGGTGCCTCCGGCCCTGCTCGCGCTCCTGCAGGGCGGATGGGAGCTGGCGGTCACCGTCGTGGTGGTCTACTGCGTGCTGAACTTCGTGATCCAGAGCATCATCCAGCCGCGCTTCGTCGGTGACGCGGTCGGACTGTCGGTGACCGTGACGCTGCTGTCGCTGGTGTTCTGGACGTGGGTCATCGGCGCGCTCGGGGCGATCCTGGCCATCCCGCTGACCCTGCTGGCCAAGGCCGTGCTTGTCGACTGCGACCCCAACGCCCGCTGGGCCGGCGCGTTCCTGGTGTCCGACCGGGTCAGCCGCACCCGCATCGAGAGCTAG
- a CDS encoding MarR family winged helix-turn-helix transcriptional regulator, translated as MHDTGRLGNLLGAAALAVSDRLLAGATAAAGTSASGAAALVVLADAAGLSVTELGRRVGLSQSAAARMVDALEKQGLVRREATWGKAVAVRLTDAGRETADGLLGARGGALGEVVGALDRAEREQLEQLLAKLLTGLYRRSGDAERLCRLCDRGSCVARGAVCPVGRADREHRAREGFGDG; from the coding sequence ATGCATGACACCGGACGGCTGGGGAACCTGCTCGGGGCCGCGGCGCTGGCGGTCAGCGACCGGCTCCTGGCCGGCGCGACGGCCGCGGCCGGCACCAGTGCTAGCGGCGCCGCCGCGCTGGTGGTCCTGGCCGACGCGGCGGGGCTGAGCGTGACCGAGCTGGGTCGCCGCGTCGGGCTGAGCCAGTCGGCTGCCGCGCGCATGGTCGACGCACTGGAGAAGCAGGGCCTGGTGCGCCGCGAGGCCACCTGGGGCAAGGCGGTGGCGGTGCGGCTCACCGACGCCGGGCGGGAGACCGCCGACGGCCTGCTCGGTGCCCGTGGCGGCGCGCTCGGCGAGGTCGTGGGCGCGCTCGACCGTGCGGAGCGCGAGCAGTTGGAGCAGCTGCTCGCCAAGCTGCTCACCGGCCTGTACCGCCGCTCCGGCGACGCCGAGCGGCTCTGCCGGCTGTGCGACCGGGGTTCCTGCGTCGCCCGCGGCGCCGTCTGCCCGGTGGGTCGGGCCGACCGGGAGCACCGCGCCCGGGAAGGGTTCGGCGATGGGTGA
- a CDS encoding DinB family protein, which produces MNWRDELLGQLDFYWEHQLWPRLEGLTDDEYFWEPVEGCWSVRVQDDGTFMIDWAWPVPEPPPVTTIAWRLAHIAVQVFGIRASAHFGDGSLTLASARWPGDAATALAMLETNYRAWREGVLGLDDAALASPVGEAEGPWADHPYITLVLHITRETVHHGAEVALLRDLYRAGRALSS; this is translated from the coding sequence ATGAACTGGCGCGACGAGCTGCTCGGCCAGCTCGACTTCTACTGGGAGCACCAGCTGTGGCCCCGGCTCGAGGGGCTTACCGACGACGAGTACTTCTGGGAGCCGGTCGAGGGCTGCTGGAGCGTGCGCGTGCAGGACGACGGCACGTTCATGATCGACTGGGCGTGGCCGGTGCCCGAGCCGCCGCCGGTCACCACCATCGCCTGGCGGCTGGCCCACATCGCCGTCCAGGTCTTCGGCATCCGCGCCAGCGCCCACTTCGGCGACGGTTCGCTGACCCTCGCCTCCGCCCGGTGGCCCGGTGATGCCGCCACCGCCCTGGCCATGCTCGAGACGAACTACCGCGCGTGGCGCGAAGGGGTGCTCGGGCTCGACGATGCCGCGCTCGCCTCGCCGGTCGGCGAAGCGGAAGGGCCGTGGGCGGACCACCCCTACATCACGCTGGTCCTGCACATCACGAGGGAGACCGTGCACCACGGCGCCGAGGTGGCGCTGCTGAGGGACCTGTACCGAGCGGGGCGTGCCTTGTCGTCCTGA